A part of Carettochelys insculpta isolate YL-2023 chromosome 1, ASM3395843v1, whole genome shotgun sequence genomic DNA contains:
- the FAM181B gene encoding protein FAM181B, with protein MAVQAAILNPHHFSPFCFPAAGGLADYVDLEKSYEDGGAALLGGGAGGAGGEDPGDFKEATRDLLSFIDSASSNIKLALDKPVKSKRKVNHRKYLQKQIKRCTGIIASGPAALAPAGGQEPPKRPAPPAGAASPQPAGLPGPAGHCKPPAKREASQAASSLQSKSLAALFDSLHQGRAGEQGPAGGGCGGGGGGGPRKVPLRNRNLPLSFFTEPAAQPPPRAPLGASPKALEGGAEAAEFFELLAPDYGALLPEPPPAQEGFPGGPARLPPELAMEHGLYEPHLPPLPPHLLGGMLYPESAWSPPGPGSSPAKKSPPASSSSAGSCSSLSLPETLRPLPALGGPAAPLYPASSEPAPAGGEESPAHLGAAFAPYFPDCPLPPPPPVPYEYSAAYNRVAYSGL; from the coding sequence ATGGCCGTGCAAGCCGCTATCCTCAACCCGCATCACTTCAGCCCCTTCTGCTTCCCGGCCGCCGGGGGCTTGGCGGACTATGTGGACCTGGAGAAGAGCTACGAGGACGGCGGAGCGGCTCTCCTGGGCGGAGGGGCAGGCGGGGCGGGCGGAGAAGACCCCGGGGATTTTAAAGAAGCCACCCGGGACCTGCTCAGCTTCATTGACTCGGCTTCCAGCAACATCAAGCTGGCCCTGGACAAGCCGGTCAAGTCCAAGAGGAAAGTGAACCACAGGAAGTATCTGCAGAAGCAGATCAAGCGCTGCACGGGCATCATCGCCTCCGGCCCGGCAGCGCTAGCCCCGGCCGGGGGCCAGGAGCCGCCCAAGCGGCCAGCCCCGCCGGCAGGGGCCGCCTCGCCCCAGCCCGCCGGCCTGCCCGGCCCCGCCGGCCATTGCAAGCCCCCCGCCAAGCGGGAGGCCTCGCAGGCGGCCAGCAGCCTGCAGAGCAAGAGCCTGGCTGCCCTCTTCGACTCGCTGCACCAGGGCCGGGCGGGCGAGCAGGGCCCGgccggcgggggctgcgggggaggcggcggcggcggcccccgCAAGGTGCCGCTCCGCAACCGCAACCTGCCCCTGTCCTTCTTCACCGAGCCGGCCGCGCAGCCGCCGCCCCGCGCCCCGCTCGGCGCCAGCCCCAAGGCGCTGGAGGGCGGCGCGGAGGCGGCCGAGTTCTTCGAGCTGCTGGCCCCCGACTACGGCGCCCTGCTCCCGGAGCCGCCCCCCGCGCAGGAGGGGTTCCCGGGCGGcccggcccgcctgccccccGAGCTGGCCATGGAGCACGGCCTGTACGAGCCCCACCTCCCGCCGCTGCCCCCGCACCTGCTCGGGGGGATGCTCTACCCGGAGTCGGCCTGGAGCCCGCCGGGCCCCGGCAGCAGCCCCGCCAAGAAGAGCCCCCCGGCGTCGTCGTCGTCGGCGgggtcctgcagcagcctgagcctGCCCGAGACCTTgcggcccctgcctgccctgggcggcccagcagctcccctctACCCGGCCAGCTCGGAGCCCGCCCCCGCGGGGGGCGAGGAGAGCCCGGCCCACCTGGGCGCCGCCTTTGCCCCCTACTTCCCCGactgccccctgccgcccccgccTCCCGTGCCTTATGAGTACAGCGCCGCGTACAACAGGGTGGCTTATTCGGGCCTCTAG